The DNA window GGGTAGGACTCAATCTGCTGCCGGATGGCGGAGGCAATGGCGGGAACAAAGGTCAGAGGGTTCAGGTCCAGGTCATCGCACAGGATCTCCGCAAACATCTCGGGCGTCATGAGTTTCTCTGGAGGGGCGAGAGCACAAGGTCACCGCCGGGCTAGCGACAGACCGGCCGCAAACCTGTGATGTCTCAGCCGTACGGCCTTGTGATGCtaagctgggggtggggctggttCCCAGCACAGCGGCGAAGAGTGTGATGCTACCGTTCATGTTCCACGTGAAGGCGTCCCTGAGCTTTTGTCCATCTATCTCCATGTCCAGCCGGATCGGGACCAGCACCTCGGGCTGGGTGGCGTTCTCATGGATCACAGCGGGATCGTGGTCGTCAAAGCTGCATTTGGGATGGGAATTATCAACCGCtccacaaaaacatgcatacaaaaaAACTGTGTTGACCAAAGAAAGTGTTGACCATGAAttaacagggaacaaacaaaaaatgtataataatacgCCTGCATTGGAGGGAACTCTGTTGAGCCAGTCTGTAAAGAGCTCGTCttgctttaaaaatagtttatttttgtcattatattGTCCCTTTAAATACCAACCAACTAAAGTAGTAAGTGAATGGACAAAGGCAATCCTTCTTGGCATGTGATGCATCAGTGTGGATAGTTGTCAGGCCCCCAGGACCCATCATAAAAAGACAGTCCTCTACATGTCACGGtcatactgctgtgtgtgtttgtgtgatctGCCTTTGCAAAAGTCGGTCTGTATGTGCTTAAGTATGTGTGGCAGTGCGTCTCACCAGAGGGGGAAGGTCCTCTTCTTGTCGCGGCCCATACGGTTGCGGTTGATGGTCGTGGAGCAGGGCACAGCATCCAGATGATGGGAGCTGTTGGGCAGGGTGGGGACCCATTGGCTGTTTCTCTTTGCCTTCTGCTCCCTATGtacaaaatggaaaagaagAACAAGTCCAACTGCCAATATCAAGCCCACAGAAAACTTACAatattacatatacagtatgataTATGTGATAAAGAAGGGGGCACAATGCTGATAGTTCAATCTATCACAACCATATAAAGCTGTACAGTTTTTCAGGATAGGGTAAGAACCCAATTACTCGAAACATAAAGAAGCAGACATTGTATACATGAACtgaatataaatgtttatttctacCATTGTTGCACCTCAATGTTCTGCATTTCTGGCTTTATGAATATCCATGATGAACAAGGTCAAAGACAACATATATACCAAGCACAACAGTGCACATAGCTCTAGAACAGTCAATAATTTTAATACAGAGTTTTCATGGCagagttaaaataaatgtaaggaTTTGGATGGTATTAAATGGGTAAGTTATAGTCTATTTTAACCCTACACCAATATTTTAATAACCCTGTCAAAATACACACTGGGATCTCCTTTACCCAACCAGAGCCTTGTAAACAAGCATGGAGGATAGAAGTAATACATGGCCTGAATACCTActctgaatataaaatatgtgtaGTAATGATCAGATCTGAATTTGGTGCTGTGTGCTCGCACTGCCCTTCTCCAAAACTTCAAATCCAAGGGTAGCTGAAAATTTTCAACTGCATTTGTGCATTACCTGAGGTAGGCCGGGGGCTCGGTACTGATGGAGACGGCTTTGTACTTCTCATCGTTCCCTTCGAAGATCTCCTCCACTTCTGACGCCTTCAGCAATGTCACACTGGTGGCTAAAGTTGTGTAACCATGATctaacacaaagaaaacactgaAGACACTGCTGCCCAAAAGCAGATTATTTGTGGATTATATTTACCTTGTACATAACCACTAGATTTTACTGCTTACTGTGGTACCTGATGTTCGCaccaattaaaaattaaattaaaatgtcacgttaaaaatcagttttgacATCAAAAATCAAGATTTGACGCTCACCGTGAGATGACGCTACAATTTTCTTCCGCTCTTCCACAGAGGCCAATCGCCTCCAGAGTGATGGGTACCTCTTGTACAAGGAGCCGCGGAACATGCGCAGGTAGTTGCCTACCTGAAAGACATTATCAAGAACAGAAATGAGCCAATGAGGAAGCAATGAGTCTCATGAATAGTGACACTGGTTTATCTAAACAATAGTAGAAGAGCATTGCAGACAAAAAACATCAATCATGGTCTGAAACAAACGATGAGGGGGCATCATCTATCAGTGGGGAAATAAAGCAGCAGACAGATGTCATCTGAGATTCAACAGTATTTTTCAGTGCAAACATTCCACATGAAACGGCTGACAATCCTGTAAGCCCagggggtgcacaacaagggccgatccatttcaggattctgtgccaacttctgctcttaattatttaattagctcagacctatcttgatctgacattcgTATTAGCTACAGCCACAGACCGCAAGTATATCCTTTTACTGTgctcatgtactgtacacaagTGAACTAGTATATCTTATAGAGCTGCCAGAAAACTAGAACTAAGGTAATTGTTTGGAatcaaaaccagcacacagaccggCTTTCCAAGACCACAGTTGTGCACTTAAGAAAGTGCGCGGATGTTCCCCAAAAACAACTTTGGCAGAATACATGCTGCACTTGCATAAAGAAAGGACAATCACAGATGAGTCAGGAGACACATACAATTGTGTTCTGCACTTTCATTTGTTCTGCAAGGGAAATCAATGACattaaatttaaacatttttcttcttatACTGTGTACCACACAATAAAACCTGCATAGGTTTGATGACAAATGCAGTTCACTTAACATGAACGCACACATCGTGACATGTGCAAGTGACATTTGGGCTAGAAATTTCCCCAAAAGCTGACAAATTCATAAGAGTAGTCACAAAGGCATTCAAGCAATGTCTAAAGCAGAAAATTGTGTTACACAGTCAGCATTTCTAGGGGAAGCGATAGAGCAAGGGTCAGGCTTGACcgtaaaacaagacaaaactaCCACTAGATTCCAGAATTTCAAGTTCAGTTCTGAATTCACAATCAATAGTCCcagaacacagacaaaaaaaacattccagataTTGTGCAGATGGAAATTTATACTTGCCCATTCCAACCAACTCTGTTGATGGAGAAAGATGTGTCTCTTACTATATGTACATGTTTAAAGTAAGCACCGCGAAAGAATGGCAGAGAACAGCTGGCCACAATTAAATTGAGTTTaacccatttatttttatttcatttcatttgagttAATTTGTTTTAGTCCTTCATTTTTTATAAGCCTACACAGCTACAAACTATTTGATTTTTACGATTAGTcttatttaatcatttctgtGCAGGCACcataaagcttttatttttttttatcttttatgtcTACTTCCTGTTCTCTTACTGCGCACACTATAAAACTGTCCTGGGTAccttgctgtcaatcatcatctgtgcttaattactGGATACATTACTGGGGAGGGGAAATGTGATAACTGACTGCAAAGACGTATCGACCTCTTGCTTATCATGTATTCAAGTATAATTCATTGTTGAGAACTAGGGTTTTGTATACTTCcttccaaaaatacatttaaaaaaatcaatttgacaTGTGTTGATCGCTTTTGTCAGTATTATGCCCGTACCTGGccgacatttttaaatgttagtaACCTGGAAATGAATCAGGCCAACAAATATTAATATCAGTAAACAAAATTATGGCCCATGGTTCATGTTTATGTATACTTAGGTTTGACGTTTACTAACTAAGTACTGTAGCATACACAGTACACGCAGAAGCTCGCCGCCCCACAGCTAACGTCTTCAGTATTTCCCGGACGTTAACTTTTCCTTATTCAGTCAAGTCAGACTACTTCGCAGAGATTAACAAAAGTGGGTAGCAAACCAGCAGGGCAGCGATGCTAACGAGGCCTAAATACAATGGTTAGACAATGCCCAAAAACGTTTCAGGGCTCCTCTTGCACGCTGATGCATCATTTAGTTGCGCGGCAAACTTCAGCCTGCTGTGCCAGGGTTACACATAGATCTGACCTGTAAGTACTAACGACGTGTAGACTAAGGTAGCTAGTTGTCAAACGaccacattatttttcattagtcCCAGTCGTCGCCTAACAATTGCCAGCTTGTTTATATAGCTAAGCAATGCTATACTTGGGGCTATTTCACATTGCTATTAAGATACACCCACTAGTTAGCTAGCACTGACGAATTTACCGTTACGTTTCTGATACATCTGCCTGCTATGATACAACAAATCGCATATTACATATAATTAACTGATGTATGATGAGCACGCTGATAGCCAACGAGCAAAATCTACGTGACAACCAACAACGACCAGTGTTCATTCAATCGACACGAGAGCACAAGGAAGGCGGCTAGCAGTTAAGTCAACGTTTCGTTGAACTCTTATTCAGACATAACTTGCCCAAATAGCAAAAACAGACCATCGGATAGCGTgattttttacacaagaaagtACAAACCTCTGAGCCAATCATGTAAAAATCTCCATCTTCTTCTAGTTGAAATTTCACCGGTTTTTGTCCAAATGTTTTGCTTAACGCCATCTTAGCTGCAATAACAAAGCGAATTGTAATGCACATGCGCAACCACAATAAAAAGTACACATGCGCTAAAGCACAAAGAGGGCGTATACAATTTAGTCGTCGGCAGACTGGAAAGCAAAGCGCAAAAGCCCTGAGAAGTCCATTATGACTGCGGAAGCCCCACAAAGTCCATTGTGTTTTTCAAGGCTAAAAAGTCGAATGTTCTTGATTGGCCGAGTCAGTCACCAAAACTTAATACGTCTGAGCCTGTgcttcacttgctgaagacaagactgaatgCTGAAAGCCCTCATAACAGACAGGAACAGAagatggctgtagtacaggcctggcacGGCATCAGTGTCTGGTTATCTCATATCGcgtgcagacttcaggcagtcatcaaatgcaaataatCTGCAACGAgaactaaatatgacaactttatttaagattatgctCATTTATCCAATTACCTCGGGTTCCCTAAAACGGGGGAATTATGTAGAAATATGTCTGCAGGAATCATCTGATATGGAAGCAAGTACCCTCAAATtgctgcacttcaacctcatgttcattgtttcatttttactggagtacagagtcaaaacaacaaaaactgtgtcactgtccaaatacagactgcactgtatattcaaaatggctgccaaccTTAGGGCATATGTGTCCTAAGCTGTGAAGTTAATTACTGTTGCTGGTTTGAACACTACAACGGACCAGGTATTTTTAGagaatttctgaatattttttaaatacggAGTTTTAGTGCACCACTGAGTGGATTGACTGGACTAATACATTAGGGTTAGAGTCTGGATGTGAGTTGGAATCATAGACTGTAAAAATATGGATCAAAGTGACAATGATGTCACCCATTTACATTCCACTGGCttgtgaaaagtgttttgagTCTGTGGAATGGCAGTTTTTATTACCATCATGTGGTACAAATTGGAACCAGAGACTACAGAGTAGGGAAAGGTGGGGACTCTCAGATGGTCATGAAGTCCAGTCCAGggggatttttgtttttcacaacattttgttttgatgttttgttaGAAATTTTATGTACACTTCAATGCCTTAAGGTGGCTAATTGCACAATATTTTACACCCATCCAAACAAGCCTACCAAATCTGAAAAGCCTGTCTATTGCAAGCTAAAAGTTATCTGAAAGCAAAGGAGGAACAAAGAGCGGAAAAAAGAATcctaaataaagaacaaaaaaattggGTTCTAGTTCCTGCAGCGCTAAGAGCCATGAAGACCCATGCAATGCCCTCTAGTGGTACATTTAGGTTATTAGAAATTTCTGGCAAGATTGCCAGGGAAATCAAGGAAGTTCTTCTGCATGTCATTTCTGACGCAGTGGATATAGTCACAGATTTTTATGCACAGATTAAGCATGAtccatttaataattatgtgaATGGGAAAGGAAACATGTAAAGGTGAAGgtataaacataaaaattacCAACACAAAGCAACCaattccttgaaaaaaaacagcactgcatGACACAACAGCAAGAAGCATTTGTAAGTCTTTTTGAAACATGACATTTCTGTTTAGTTGCAGGATGCACTTGGGATGTTATTTCAGACTGGAGTCAACTGTAATGCAGCCGTGGTAACTACCTTTACTGTTTACATCAACATCTGGTCATGTTTTCTATAAAGCATAGCACCTCCTTGTGGTATTGCTCTATAATGAcagcattttctgtgttttcctgttccGAAAAATCTCCATGAGAAAATTTGCACATACCACCTATTCATATGACCTGTGCCACTAAATTACAGCTATCTTAGAATTATCTCACCACGGCTGTTATGCTTATgctaagaaaaaaatca is part of the Anguilla anguilla isolate fAngAng1 chromosome 10, fAngAng1.pri, whole genome shotgun sequence genome and encodes:
- the LOC118206270 gene encoding SWI/SNF-related matrix-associated actin-dependent regulator of chromatin subfamily B member 1-A isoform X1, with protein sequence MCITIRFVIAAKMALSKTFGQKPVKFQLEEDGDFYMIGSEVGNYLRMFRGSLYKRYPSLWRRLASVEERKKIVASSHDHGYTTLATSVTLLKASEVEEIFEGNDEKYKAVSISTEPPAYLREQKAKRNSQWVPTLPNSSHHLDAVPCSTTINRNRMGRDKKRTFPLCFDDHDPAVIHENATQPEVLVPIRLDMEIDGQKLRDAFTWNMNEKLMTPEMFAEILCDDLDLNPLTFVPAIASAIRQQIESYPTDSILEEQTDQRVIIKLNIHVGNISLVDQFEWDMSEKENSPEKFALKLCSELGLGGEFVTTIAYSIRGQLSWHQRTYAFRSDFSENPLPTVEIAIRNTGDADQWCPLLETLTDAEMEKKIRDQDRNTRRMRRLANTAPAW
- the LOC118206270 gene encoding SWI/SNF-related matrix-associated actin-dependent regulator of chromatin subfamily B member 1-A isoform X3 translates to MCITIRFVIAAKMALSKTFGQKPVKFQLEEDGDFYMIGSEVGNYLRMFRGSLYKRYPSLWRRLASVEERKKIVASSHATSVTLLKASEVEEIFEGNDEKYKAVSISTEPPAYLREQKAKRNSQWVPTLPNSSHHLDAVPCSTTINRNRMGRDKKRTFPLCFDDHDPAVIHENATQPEVLVPIRLDMEIDGQKLRDAFTWNMNEKLMTPEMFAEILCDDLDLNPLTFVPAIASAIRQQIESYPTDSILEEQTDQRVIIKLNIHVGNISLVDQFEWDMSEKENSPEKFALKLCSELGLGGEFVTTIAYSIRGQLSWHQRTYAFRSDFSENPLPTVEIAIRNTGDADQWCPLLETLTDAEMEKKIRDQDRNTRRMRRLANTAPAW
- the LOC118206270 gene encoding SWI/SNF-related matrix-associated actin-dependent regulator of chromatin subfamily B member 1-A isoform X2; translation: MCITIRFVIAAKMALSKTFGQKPVKFQLEEDGDFYMIGSEVGNYLRMFRGSLYKRYPSLWRRLASVEERKKIVASSHDHGYTTLATSVTLLKASEVEEIFEGNDEKYKAVSISTEPPAYLREQKAKRNSQWVPTLPNSSHHLDAVPCSTTINRNRMGRDKKRTFPLCFDDHDPAVIHENATQPEVLVPIRLDMEIDGQKLRDAFTWNMNEKLMTPEMFAEILCDDLDLNPLTFVPAIASAIRQQIESYPTDSILEEQTDQRVIIKLNIHVGNISLVDQFEWDMSEKENSPEKFALKLCSELGLGGEFVTTIAYSIRGQLSWHQRTYAFSENPLPTVEIAIRNTGDADQWCPLLETLTDAEMEKKIRDQDRNTRRMRRLANTAPAW
- the LOC118206270 gene encoding SWI/SNF-related matrix-associated actin-dependent regulator of chromatin subfamily B member 1-A isoform X4, coding for MCITIRFVIAAKMALSKTFGQKPVKFQLEEDGDFYMIGSEVGNYLRMFRGSLYKRYPSLWRRLASVEERKKIVASSHATSVTLLKASEVEEIFEGNDEKYKAVSISTEPPAYLREQKAKRNSQWVPTLPNSSHHLDAVPCSTTINRNRMGRDKKRTFPLCFDDHDPAVIHENATQPEVLVPIRLDMEIDGQKLRDAFTWNMNEKLMTPEMFAEILCDDLDLNPLTFVPAIASAIRQQIESYPTDSILEEQTDQRVIIKLNIHVGNISLVDQFEWDMSEKENSPEKFALKLCSELGLGGEFVTTIAYSIRGQLSWHQRTYAFSENPLPTVEIAIRNTGDADQWCPLLETLTDAEMEKKIRDQDRNTRRMRRLANTAPAW